Within Cellulophaga sp. L1A9, the genomic segment TATTATTTAGAAAAGAATAAATTCAAACATATATTTGCAGCATGAAGCATAGTTTAATCATAATAGCAATTCTCATTTGCTTAAAACCTACTTTCCCATTGTTGGAGTATGTTTTTAATTATGATTATATCTCAGAAGTCCTTTGTATTAATAAAGATAAACCAGAACTAAACTGTAATGGGAAATGTTATTTAATGACAAAATTAGCGGAGGAATCTAAAGCGAATGATGCAAATAAAAAAACACCTATTGAAAATGCTTTTTCTTTAGTCTATTTTTCAGCGTATACTGCATATTTTAATGCAGCTTCTAATACAACGGAATATATAGTTTTACCTATGACGTATAGCGAAACCTTATATTCATTTAATTTCTACAACAACCTTATTAAGCCACCTATTGCGTAGTATTTTTTAATAGAAGTATAACGATAGCATTTTTATTCAAACAACAGGAGAATCCACATTTTGGCTTTTTTTGCTGCGCGGATTTTTATATGCTGTAATCTTTTCTATTTCTTAGTTTTATTCAAAACTCAAACTTTTTAATACTTAAAAAACGATGTGCTAGCGCTTATTGAGCTACACGTACTTACGCAATATTCTTAATAAATAATCAAATGAAAAATTTTAAAATAGCCTTATTGGCAATGATATCCATAGTGGCAATTTCTTGTAATAATGACGATGATGCTGATGAAGCATTAACAGGATCTGGAGAGATTTCAGTAACTTTTGACAATGGGTATGAAGGGAATGACCTAATTCTAGCTACAGCAAATACAGCCAATGCCAATGGAGAAGCACTAACCGTAACACGTTTGAATTACATTGTAAGCAATTTTGTTTTGACTGATGTTGACGGAAATGAATATGTTTATCCTAAAGATGATAGTTATTTTATCATTAGCCAAGAATCAGATTTAGAAGATATTTCATTATCAGATATACCTGCAGGAGAATACACAACTATAAAATTTGGTATAGGAATAGATGACGAAAAATTCCAACAAGGTGCTGATGGTCAAGGTGATTTATGGACACAAGCTGAGGCATATAATTTAACATGGTCCTGGACATCTGGTTACAAGTACATTAATTATGAAGGTACTTTTACTTCAGAAACGGTAACTGAAGAAACTAACTTTAGAATTCATTTAGGTAGATTGGGTGACCAGGTGAACTACGAAGAAGTAACACTAGCGTTACCGACCAATGTAACTGTTAGTGATGAAATGGATTCTAATATTCATTTAAAAATAGATGCCTCTAAAATACTTACTTCTATTAACAATCTTAGTCTTTCAGAAGAAGCAACGTATATGACAGATCCTGCAACGGCTCCTTTAGTTGCGGAAAATACAGCTACAATGTTTACAGTAGATCACGTGCATAACGGTAGTGATCACTAATCAAACAATTTATATTAATACTCCTGCAATACTCTTAGGGTATTGCAGGTACTAATAGAATACGGATGAAAAAAATACTATTTTTTTTAAGTTTGATTCTTGCTTTCTCGTGTAATGATTCTGATGATTATATTGAAATAAATGAATTACTAACTATTGAACAGCCCAGTAATTTTCCGGCATTAGAATATGATATTGATGCTAATCCACCAACAGAAAACGGATTTGAATTAGGGAAAAAATTGTTCTATGACGGAGATTTATCAAGAGTAGGGTATATCTCCTGTGGGTTTTGTCATGAACAAAGTTCAGCCTTTACACATCATGGGCATCAATTTAGTCATGGTGTAGACGGGTTAGAAGGAACAAGAAATACACCTTCCATACAAAATATGGCATATATGACGCATTTCATGTGGGATGGAGCTATAGATCATTTAGACTTATTTCCAATAGCACCCATTACAAATGAAGTAGAGATGGATGAAACGATTACAAATGTTTTGTCAAAATTATCGGCAGACAGTGAGTATCCAAGTTTATTTGCTCAAGCTTTTGATGACGGTGAAATTAATTCAGAAAACTTTTTAAAGGCCCTCTCACAATTTATGGTGATGATGGTTTCCTCAAATTCTAAATATGATAAATATGTTAGAAATGAGGATGCGATTATATTAACAGATTTAGAACTCGAAGGTTTAGCAATTTTTAAAACGAATTGTGCTACATGCCATGCTACAGATTTATTTACAGATAGATCATTTAGAAATAATGGTTTAGCACCTTATACAACAATAAATGATTTAGGGAGGTATAATGTAACCGGTTTAGTAGAAGATAAATATAAATTTAAAGTGCCTAGTTTGCGAAATGTAGCTCTAACGGCTCCATATATGCACGATGGGAGATTTGGGAGCTTAGAGGCTGTGTTGGATTTCTACACGGATGGAGTCGTGGAGTCGGCCACATTAGATCCAGAACTACAGATTGATGGAGCCTTAGGATTACTACTATCAATTACAGATAAAGCGGCGCTGGTTGCTTTTTTGAATACATTAACAGATGAAGAATATATAGATGATGAACGCTTTGCAGAATTTTAAGAAAAATAGAATACTCTTTTCCCTTTTAGTAACTATGCTTGGTTTTTTAACCGTGTATGCTATTGATAAATTACCCACTGTACCTCCTAATCCAATACCTTGTTTAGGTCATTTTCATGGTCTAGATTATGTATATGACTTTTGTGATACTTGTGGTTGTGGGAGTAGTGGAGGAAGTATGGGGTACGGTACAGGATTAAACACCAATTTTATAGGTGTTAGATACATAGGACAGCAGTACCGTTCTAGAGACGGAATTTTTAATGATTCGCCGTGGATTGATGAAAATTTTAATACCATGCAGTTGTGGGGTAATTTTCCAATATCAAAGAGAACAGTGGTAAATGTGATTGTCCCTTACCAATTTCACAGCAGAAAATTTTCGGACAATACCACTCAAAATATTAATGGTTTAGGAGATGTAAGTGTTCTTGCTATGTATAACATAATAAAAGCAAGACCAGATAGTATTGTAACTATAGTTCCGGAACATTATGTGCAAGTAGGAGGTGGCGTAAAAATACCTACAGGAACATTTGATAAAGCGAATAATACCGGAAGCGTTAATCCTAGTTTTCAATTAGGGAATGGGAGTTGGGATTATGTTTTGGCCGCTAATTATGGCTTTAACTATAGAAATTGGGGGATTAGTACTCTTTTTAACTATTCCCTTAAGACAGAGAATCCAAAAGAGTACCAGTTTGGGAATCAGTTTAACTATGCAGTTAACGCCTTTAAAACGTATTATCCAGCAAATAATTTCACCATTACACCTATAGTTGGTGTTGCAGGAGAGCTTTATGAAACGAATAAAGAATACGGAGAAGACGTGGCAGATACCAAGGGAAATATTTTCTTAGGAAAAGTAAGTTTAGAAGCGTCTTACAGCAGGTATGCTTTAGGTGTAGTCTCTATGTTACCTATAAGTCAGCATTTGAATAACGATAAGGTAGAACTAAAAAATAGGCTGTCCATTTACTTAAATGTGAATTTTTAAAGCTAGTATTTTCCATTTGTCTTACAAAGGCTATCTGTATTTTAAGAATGCTACAGATAGTCTTTTTTTTATAGTTGTATTCTAGCATGAAAAATAGAAAAGAAGCTTCTTTAAATTTTTCCATTTAAAGAAGTTAATCGGTTCAAAGCATCAAATTCAGCACTTAACACCTTTGTGTTTTTAAGACCTTCTATTTTTTGCTCTGTTTGGTGTATTTTAAAACTACGATCTATTAAATAATTAAGGAACGCATTTTTTATGATGTACGCTTATTCCTCCGATTAATTGCGGAAAACAAGTCAATACTTTTTCAACCTTATCCATTTCAATTTCAGGAATCCGATCATCATCTATCGTAACTACGAGCGTTCCTTGCCCGTAATTAGCACAGTAATAACTTTTAGATGAAAATTGACCACAGGCCAGCATTCCTATTTTGTGCTCAAAACCTTCATCCACATTAAAATGACCGTCTGTAAGTTCTTTGATTTTTTTTCTTCTCCTAAAGCTTTGAGCTGCCTAGAGTGCACTAATAAATTCTCTGGAATACCACTTTGCGTATTTGCCCAGCCCCACATCCAAGAACTCGTGTTAAAAGATAGAGAGCCTATTACTTGAATAGGGAGTTCTATGTCTCCAAAGAGAATACTTCCTTTTCCTAAATCTAATTGCCAACCATGAGAACCAATAAAGTCGCCAAAAATAAGTTGTTTTTCAAAAGATAAGCCTGCGTGTGATTCAAAAAGGCCTTCTAAGCTATTCCATTCAGCTTTACGAAGGGTATTAAAATTGTTCAATTCTGGCCTGTTATCTTTATTTTCCGACATCTGTTATTATTTTAAAATCGTTTTGTTCAAATAGAAGGGAGTCTAGTGGTGTGTTTTTTAGCTGCGCACAAAGAGGAGCAATGCCAAATAGTAGGGTGACGAGTAGGTAGCTCTGGCCTTTAATTTTCATGTGGTGTGGTCTGTGCATATGTTATAAACAGATTCTGTTTTATCTTATTTTATTCCCGCCTAAATTCTTTTGCAATTTAAAAGGAATGCCTTGTTTCTACATCCCTGAAAAAAGGGATATTTTGTTTTTTTTAATGAAAATACGAGACCTAGATTTAATAGAGTATTCAAGAAATTCGCTAAAGATGATCTACCTGTAGTAAGTACTTTCTAAACGTATCGTAAAAAACTAGAATTGTGGCGCTGCATAGCAACTATGATCTATTGCTTCTGTTATCTAAAAATACTTGTCACAACACTTTAACACTTATCGTATTAAAAACGGAAACTTTTGTAAATTAGCGCGCCTAATTTAGGGCATGGGCTATTTTAGTCCCCTGTATAAATTTTTTGATGAATACCATAAAAGACTAGAACGTTCCTTGCGGTCTGTTTTTTGGAGACCAATAACACAAAATATGATCACATTTATAACGGCTTTTATTCTATTGATACTAGGCTATTTCACCTATGGTAAATTCGTAGACAAAACTTTTAAATCTGATGCCAACAAAACTACACCAGCACATACCTTACAAGATGGGGTAGATTTTGTTCCTATGAATAGCAACAAAAACTCTTTTATTCAAATTTTAAATATTGCAGGAGTCGGACCCATATTTGGGCCAATCTTGGGGGCATTGTACGGCCCTTCTGCTTTTTTATGGATTGTTTTTGGGTCTATTTTTGCTGGAGGAGTTCATGATTACCTTACAGGAATGATTTCCATACGCTATGGAGGAGCACATTTACCAGCTATGGCATCACGGTTCTTGGGCAAAGCATTTAGCCATGTGGTAAACTTATTTACGCTATTACTTTTAGTATTAGTAGGGACTGTTTTTGTTACCGCACCTGCCGAAATGATCAATGCCTTACTCGGTGATACGGATTATTTGAAAGTCATCATTTTATGTATTTTTATCTACTATATCATTGCTACCGTATTGCCTATAGATAAAATAATTGGAAAAATATATCCTGTTTTGGGCGTGCTTTTAATTCTTAGTGCTATTGGGATTTGTATTGGGATGTTTATTTACGGGAATCCACTGCCAGAATTAACGCTGGAAAATTTACACCCTAAAAAAATACCGTATTACCCGGTAATCTTTCTAACCATCTCTTGTGGTGCCCTATCTGGTTTTCATGCCACACAGTCGCCTATAATTTCACGTACGATAGATAATGAAAAGGACGGTAGAAAAGTGTTTTATGGGATGATGATTTTGGAAGCTTTTATTGCTATGATATGGGCAGCGGCTTCTATGAGTTTGTTAGATACAGAAGAGCTCAGTGCGCTATTGGCAGAAGGTGGCCCTGCTGCGGTTGTTAATAAAATTGCCATTATATTATTAGGAACCGTTGGGGGTACGGTGGCTATTATTGGGGTAATTGTATTGCCTATTACTTCAGGAGATACTTCTTTTAGAGCCGCACGTATGATTATTGCAGATTACTTAAACATAGATCAAAAAGTGTTGCGCAATAGGTTTGCTGTAGCCATCCCTTTATTTGCTATTTCTTTTATCCTTACCAATATGGATTTTCAGTTGCTATGGCGTTATTTTTCATGGTCTAACCAAGTGACTGCCGCTATTGCCTTATGGATAGGAACCGTATATCTATATGAAAACAAAAAACAGTACATCATTGCTTTAGTACCTGCATTTTTTATCACTTCAGTAATATTTTCCTATATATTTTATGATCCAACCATTGGTTTTAATATGAGTCCTACTACGTCAAACTGGATAGGGCTGATAATTACCTGCTTACTGACTGCTTTATTTTTCATGATGATGAAAAAAAGAAAAACAGCAGAAGCGCTTTAAATTTACAGCATTTACAAAGTATACAAGCCACCTCTCTAGGTGGCTTCTTTGTTTACGCCCTAGTTTTTAGGATAGTTTTATTAGGAAGTACGAGTAGTATTAAATCCTGTTTTTC encodes:
- a CDS encoding MbnP family protein, encoding MKNFKIALLAMISIVAISCNNDDDADEALTGSGEISVTFDNGYEGNDLILATANTANANGEALTVTRLNYIVSNFVLTDVDGNEYVYPKDDSYFIISQESDLEDISLSDIPAGEYTTIKFGIGIDDEKFQQGADGQGDLWTQAEAYNLTWSWTSGYKYINYEGTFTSETVTEETNFRIHLGRLGDQVNYEEVTLALPTNVTVSDEMDSNIHLKIDASKILTSINNLSLSEEATYMTDPATAPLVAENTATMFTVDHVHNGSDH
- a CDS encoding cytochrome-c peroxidase: MKKILFFLSLILAFSCNDSDDYIEINELLTIEQPSNFPALEYDIDANPPTENGFELGKKLFYDGDLSRVGYISCGFCHEQSSAFTHHGHQFSHGVDGLEGTRNTPSIQNMAYMTHFMWDGAIDHLDLFPIAPITNEVEMDETITNVLSKLSADSEYPSLFAQAFDDGEINSENFLKALSQFMVMMVSSNSKYDKYVRNEDAIILTDLELEGLAIFKTNCATCHATDLFTDRSFRNNGLAPYTTINDLGRYNVTGLVEDKYKFKVPSLRNVALTAPYMHDGRFGSLEAVLDFYTDGVVESATLDPELQIDGALGLLLSITDKAALVAFLNTLTDEEYIDDERFAEF
- a CDS encoding transporter; its protein translation is MLGFLTVYAIDKLPTVPPNPIPCLGHFHGLDYVYDFCDTCGCGSSGGSMGYGTGLNTNFIGVRYIGQQYRSRDGIFNDSPWIDENFNTMQLWGNFPISKRTVVNVIVPYQFHSRKFSDNTTQNINGLGDVSVLAMYNIIKARPDSIVTIVPEHYVQVGGGVKIPTGTFDKANNTGSVNPSFQLGNGSWDYVLAANYGFNYRNWGISTLFNYSLKTENPKEYQFGNQFNYAVNAFKTYYPANNFTITPIVGVAGELYETNKEYGEDVADTKGNIFLGKVSLEASYSRYALGVVSMLPISQHLNNDKVELKNRLSIYLNVNF
- a CDS encoding DUF6882 domain-containing protein, whose protein sequence is MSENKDNRPELNNFNTLRKAEWNSLEGLFESHAGLSFEKQLIFGDFIGSHGWQLDLGKGSILFGDIELPIQVIGSLSFNTSSWMWGWANTQSGIPENLLVHSRQLKALGEEKKSKNLQTVILMWMKVLSTK
- a CDS encoding carbon starvation protein A, encoding MITFITAFILLILGYFTYGKFVDKTFKSDANKTTPAHTLQDGVDFVPMNSNKNSFIQILNIAGVGPIFGPILGALYGPSAFLWIVFGSIFAGGVHDYLTGMISIRYGGAHLPAMASRFLGKAFSHVVNLFTLLLLVLVGTVFVTAPAEMINALLGDTDYLKVIILCIFIYYIIATVLPIDKIIGKIYPVLGVLLILSAIGICIGMFIYGNPLPELTLENLHPKKIPYYPVIFLTISCGALSGFHATQSPIISRTIDNEKDGRKVFYGMMILEAFIAMIWAAASMSLLDTEELSALLAEGGPAAVVNKIAIILLGTVGGTVAIIGVIVLPITSGDTSFRAARMIIADYLNIDQKVLRNRFAVAIPLFAISFILTNMDFQLLWRYFSWSNQVTAAIALWIGTVYLYENKKQYIIALVPAFFITSVIFSYIFYDPTIGFNMSPTTSNWIGLIITCLLTALFFMMMKKRKTAEAL